In one Culex quinquefasciatus strain JHB chromosome 2, VPISU_Cqui_1.0_pri_paternal, whole genome shotgun sequence genomic region, the following are encoded:
- the LOC6037802 gene encoding fibroblast growth factor receptor homolog 1 has translation MIYLGLVVLLVAGIIFSSFVISKNQQNKRVKTETGDSSCEPCDSLEMTHVQSEWRGSMITIDYRYTSTPALDYEFPIDWDWNLQRNGVVLGTLLGEGAFGMVLLAEMKQDEETSTPVAVKMLKEGHTDDDFKNLVNELEIMKTIGKHPNIISLLGCCIEDGPLYVIVEYARHGNLKDFLKSHRFEGDCGNTMKNVINTYQLISFASQIAFGMEHLESINVIHRDLAARNILIGEGHIMKISDFGLALSSYSLISRGKLPMRWMAPESLEYRLFSSKSDVWSYGVLCWEIMTLGGSPLQFLNTWESVLEHLQQGNRLKQPPECPDKVYRVMEECWQSNPSHRPTFSYILQQLEYYAENQLGDRMPKTILNEYEYL, from the coding sequence ATGATTTATTTAGGACTGGTTGTTCTTCTGGTGGCTGGAATAATATTTTCGAGTTTTGTAATCAGTAAAAATCAACAGAACAAGAGGGTTAAGACAGAAACGGGAGACTCGTCATGTGAACCCTGTGATAGTTTGGAAATGACCCACGTTCAATCCGAGTGGCGAGGATCGATGATAACCATTGATTACCGGTATACTTCAACTCCAGCACTAGATTACGAGTTCCCGATTGATTGGGATTGGAACCTCCAACGAAACGGTGTAGTCTTGGGCACGTTGTTAGGTGAGGGGGCATTCGGAATGGTTTTGTTAGCCGAAATGAAACAGGATGAGGAAACCTCAACACCAGTGGCGGTCAAGATGTTAAAAGAGGGTCATACAGATGATGATTTCAAGAATTTAGTCAATGAATTGGAAATTATGAAAACAATTGGTAAACATCCAAACATAATTAGTTTGCTGGGATGTTGCATAGAAGACGGACCACTCTACGTTATCGTTGAATACGCCCGCCATGGGAATCTTAAGGATTTCCTGAAGAGTCATCGCTTCGAAGGAGATTGTGGCAATACTATGAAGAACGTTATAAATACTTATCAACTTATTTCATTCGCTTCCCAAATTGCCTTCGGAATGGAACATTTAGAATCAATCAACGTCATTCATCGAGATTTGGCAGCGCGGAACATTCTAATCGGCGAGGGGCACATCATGAAGATATCGGACTTTGGATTAGCTTTGAGCAGTTACAGCCTGATATCTAGAGGGAAGCTTCCGATGCGATGGATGGCCCCGGAATCGTTGGAATACCGTTTATTCAGCTCAAAATCGGACGTCTGGTCGTACGGAGTACTTTGCTGGGAGATCATGACCCTCGGCGGGAGTCCGTTACAGTTTCTGAACACATGGGAAAGCGTGCTTGAACATTTGCAACAAGGCAATCGACTGAAGCAGCCGCCAGAGTGTCCTGATAAGGTGTATCGTGTTATGGAGGAATGTTGGCAATCTAATCCCAGTCACCGTCCAACGTTTAGTTACATTTTACAACAACTGGAATATTATGCTGAGAATCAATTGGGTGATAGGATGccgaaaacaattttaaatgaatatgagtatttgtaa
- the LOC6037797 gene encoding mitochondrial genome maintenance exonuclease 1 yields MFKTFIVRHFATAIKKTKVKPNAVTAKPSAIKNLNFENKALFGAVIKDDTKPSIRTDQSESSSEMFWMLQTKTAPHVRPSSSSSKANQSSITYGSPIPFEDVELRSMLTFPLTPSSSGKLERTWKRHEQFESDQYRCPSVGKILSATMSEGARQALLNWKASKIAQLGEDGFAELQKATLERGSNFHSCLESWLNEEDVDEDRLARTKELWASISGQLGRIERPARIIERKIYHPFLHYNGVVDCVSSLDNKLHIIEWKTSENQKPSLSATYDAPVQLCAYLGALRVDPELTGLDIASGAVFVAYTGGNPAHVHLINQTKLKKYWFVWVQRLQEYWIRYRDGTLPEPI; encoded by the exons atgttcaaaacatttATTGTACGCCATTTCGCCACCGCCATCAAAAAGACCAAAGTCAAACCGAATGCAGTCACTGCCAAACCGAGCGCAATCAAAAacctaaattttgaaaacaaggcCCTTTTTGGCGCCGTTATCAAAGATGACACAAAACCATCGATCCGAACCGATCAATCGGAAAGCTCTTCGGAGATGTTCTGGATGCTGCAGACAAAGACTGCTCCACATGTCCGGCCATCCTCCAGCAGTAGCAAAGCTAATCAATCGAGTATAACTTATGGATCACCAATTCCATTCGAGGATGTCGAACTGAGATCCATGCTGACCTTTCCGTTAACTCCGTCCAGCTCCGGTAAACTCGAACGGACGTGGAAACGCCACGAACAGTTCGAATCGGACCAGTACCGGTGTCCATCGGTGGGCAAGATCTTGAGTGCCACCATGTCCGAGGGTGCACGACAAGCACTGCTGAACTGGAAGGCGTCCAAAATTGCCCAACTTGGAGAGGATGGCTTTGCGGAGCTGCAGAAAGCTACCCTGGAGCGTGGCAGTAACTTTCATTCCTGCTTGGAAAGCTGGTTGAACGAGGAAGACGTGGATGAGGACCGGTTGGCGAGGACTAAAGAGTTGTGGGCCAGCATCAGTGGGCAGCTAGGGAGGATTGAACGCCCTGCGAGGATCATTGAGAGGAAGATTTACCATCCGTTTTTGCACTACAACGGAGTTGTGGACTGCGTTTCGTCTCTTGA cAACAAACTCCACATCATCGAGTGGAAGACTTCGGAGAACCAGAAGCCATCGCTGTCCGCTACGTACGATGCTCCGGTTCAGCTGTGCGCCTATCTGGGAGCACTGCGAGTCGATCCGGAACTGACCGGGTTGGACATTGCAAGCGGAGCCGTGTTTGTGGCGTACACCGGTGGAAATCCGGCCCACGTGCACCTTATCAACCAGACGAAGCTGAAGAAATACTGGTTCGTTTGGGTGCAGCGACTGCAAGAGTACTGGATTCGGTACCGCGATGGGACGCTACCGGAACCGATTTAG